From one Ictalurus punctatus breed USDA103 chromosome 20, Coco_2.0, whole genome shotgun sequence genomic stretch:
- the xcr1b.1 gene encoding chemokine XC receptor 1, protein MSIDENDSLASGDYNYDYNDTSCNKTELMLFGSVVTPIFFAMVTMLSCVGNALVIWVLIKYESLKSLTNAFLLNLAISDLIFTFGLPFWASDLIFGWIFGVAVCKSVSFIFYLGYYSSLIFLVVMTVHRYMAVVHPLSMLWNRFAYYSVGISAFIWILSFCVATPHFIFTEVLTDPDRVRAYCDYNEIFWKQVGIYIQNIFFLIAFFTIAFCYIRILGRLLRPMSHTRPKTVKLILCIVVTFYLGWAPYNVSMFLSSLISFEISPFNECHVSTTVDYVFQVSRLVAFSHCCLNPVFYVFMGVKFRDHLKNALKNLCKKDDKPFDRRHSHLIYSNGEEITTY, encoded by the coding sequence ATGAGCATCGACGAAAACGATTCCTTGGCATCCGGTGATTATAATTATGATTATAATGACACGTCATGCAACAAGACCGAACTGATGCTGTTTGGATCAGTGGTCACCCCAATCTTTTTTGCGATGGTCACGATGCTCAGCTGTGTGGGCAATGCATTGGTCATATGGGTGTTGATTAAATATGAAAGTCTGAAATCCCTGACCAATGCATTCCTTTTGAACCTGGCCATCTCTGACCTGATCTTTACCTTCGGCCTGCCCTTCTGGGCCTCTGACCTCATCTTTGGCTGGATATTTGGAGTAGCTGTCTGCAAATCAGTGAGCTTCATCTTCTACCTGGGCTACTACAGCAGCCTCATCTTTCTCGTAGTTATGACCGTGCATCGCTACATGGCCGTTGTGCACCCACTGTCTATGTTATGGAACAGATTCGCATACTATTCAGTCGGGATTTCTGCATTTATCTGGATCCTGAGCTTCTGTGTTGCGACCCCTCATTTCATCTTCACTGAGGTCCTGACCGATCCTGACAGGGTCCGGGCTTACTGCGATTATAATGAAATCTTTTGGAAGCAGGTTGGCATTTACATTCAAAACATCTTCTTTCTCATTGCCTTCTTCACCATTGCTTTCTGCTACATTCGAATTCTTGGGCGCCTGCTCAGACCCATGTCACACACCCGTCCCAAAACCGTGAAGCTGATCCTCTGCATTGTGGTGACTTTTTACTTGGGTTGGGCGCCATACAATGTGTCCATGTTTCTCAGTTCTCTGATATCATTTGAAATCTCGCCATTCAACGAGTGTCATGTCAGCACCACGGTGGATTACGTTTTCCAGGTTTCCCGACTGGTGGCGTTCTCTCACTGCTGCCTAAATCCAGTGTTTTATGTCTTTATGGGGGTCAAGTTCAGAGATCACCTAAAGAATGCACTGAAGAATCTCTGCAAGAAAGACGATAAACCTTTTGACAGACGCCACAGCCATCTGATTTATTCAAATGGGGAGGAAATTACCACATACTAG
- the xcr1b.2 gene encoding C-C chemokine receptor type 5: protein MFSLNSTTPLTYTRTEEMNLSDNLNDSYEYYYGDLVTQCHFEKYDRITGISFIVICCFSFLGNGMLLYALARFEDLKRITMLFLLCLAVFDLLFTLTLPFWAVDQLNEWIFGDPACKILTGAYFVGIYGSLILLTAMTVDCFFVVVVRSQWLTHRRRLNCARAAFAGSWIISVGASLKDALSSEVRNMNNTFTCGNGHSHDDQVGYYTQFVMLFIIPLVIIVLCYSLILHTLRSSSGRRRYKTLLVVLLIIMAFVICWGPYHVIILLVPYSDSGDCKKKNLINQIYVACRILAYFHCCINSLLFLIRERSRKILSKLLFCQPQHRSAELSYRSSERSHFNFHQHHSVAFPQNLTELKSL, encoded by the coding sequence atgttttctcttAACTCAACAACACCCCTGACCTACACAAGAACGGAAGAAATGAACCTGAGTGACAATCTGAACGACTCGTATGAATATTACTATGGAGACCTGGTCACACAGTGTCATTTTGAGAAATACGATCGAATCACGGGAATAAGTTTCATCGTCATCTGTTGCTTCAGCTTCCTCGGGAATGGCATGCTCCTCTATGCTCTGGCCCGCTTTGAAGATCTCAAAAGGATCACCATGCTTTTTCTACTCTGCTTGGCGGTTTTTGACCTGTTGTTCACGCTGACGCTTCCTTTCTGGGCTGTTGATCAACTGAACGAGTGGATCTTTGGAGATCCTGCGTGTAAGATCCTAACCGGGGCCTATTTTGTCGGAATATATGGAAGCCTCATTCTACTGACGGCCATGACGGTCGATTgcttctttgttgttgttgtgcgCAGCCAGTGGCTCACTCACAGAAGAAGGCTCAACTGTGCAAGGGCAGCTTTTGCAGGGTCGTGGATCATCAGCGTAGGAGCGTCTCTGAAAGACGCCCTGTCCTCCGAGGTTCGAAACATGAATAACACCTTCACCTGTGGCAATGGGCATTCTCATGATGACCAGGTGGGATACTACACACAGTTTGTCATGCTCTTCATCATTCCGCTGGTGATCATCGTCCTGTGCTACAGCTTAATCCTGCACACGCTCAGGTCGAGCTCAGGGCGGAGAAGGTATAAGACATTGCTGGTCGTGTTGCTCATAATCATGGCTTTTGTCATATGTTGGGGACCTTATCATGTCATCATACTCCTGGTACCGTATAGTGATAGTGGGGAttgcaaaaagaaaaatctaatCAACCAAATATATGTCGCCTGCCGTATCCTTGCCTATTTCCACTGCTGCATCAATTCACTGCTGTTTCTGATCAGAGAAAGGTCCAGAAAAATCCTGTCCAAACTTCTGTTCTGCCAGCCTCAACACAGGAGCGCTGAACTGTCATACAGATCTTCTGAGCGGAGTCACTTCAACTTTCACCAACACCACAGCGTGGCATTTCCACAAAACTTAACAGAACTCAAATCACTTTGA